The DNA window caagcaaacggacaaacggaagtaacgaaccggattctggtgaaagggttaaaagctcggttagaacaagccaaaggacaatgggtagaaaatctccctcaagtcctatggtcctaccgaactacacccaaaacctccaacggtgaaactccgtatagtctggtgtacggcactgaagccgtaattccggtggagatcggcgtacccagtccccgaactctaaatttctcctcagaaatgaatgacgacggactgagagcagaactagatctcgccgaagaaagaagagaattggcgtgcataaaagcagccaagtataaggagcaagtagcccggtattataaccaaagggtgaaaaagcttcaatttcaagtgggagatctcgtcttgagaaacaacgaagtaagccgagcagaaaagctgggcaaactcgagcccacatgggagggtccgtatcgggtgtcagaagtcctcggcaaagggtcttataaattgactcacatgtcaggagaacaagtaccccgaacatggcacgtctccaacctcaagaagttccacttgtaagagacaaagtccggtcagtctgtcttgtgtctagttcggtcataggggtacatgtttttatttgtttgtttttacttgtaccttttacttgtcgttttataaaaagtttaaagttttttctttcgtctttttcattttttctctatgtgttttgtctctatgtgcttgtcgtctcttacaaatggtaccaaggtatatcgttctttaaagactgatcccctttttagatcgattattaaagactattgtgagtccaagcttctaaggaggatataagaccacaattcagcttaacaagcagtccgtctgaaacgaactgcaataagccaacgattgtgagtccaagcttctcaggaagatacaagaccacaattcggcttaagaaataagcacttcgtctgaaacgaactgcaataagggaaagtccgatccacgcgataaacctcgccgaattaggacgaccaagttcggtcaaagaagtttacctcataagaccggggacgaccacgtctagtcaaagaggtttactgcataagaccacttcggttaactgggaaagtccgatccacgcgataaaactcgccgaattaggacaagggaaagttcgatcccggcgacaaaatcgccaaattagaacacaaagacgagtccggtcaaagatgtttatttcatcagaccaaagacgagtccggtcaaagatgtttatttcgtcagaccaaagacgagtccggtcaaagatgtttatttcatcggaccaaagacgagtccggtcaaagatgtttatttcatcagaccaaagacgagtccggtcaaagatgtttatttcatcagaccaaagacgagtccggtcaaagatgtttatttcatcagaccaaagacgagtccggtcaaagaagtttacttcataagaccaaggaccaagtccggtcaaagaagtttacttcataagacgaggacaagtacgatgaaattttttcgctaagctgtaaatacagtgttagaagcgaaaacaaaatttcatttttcaaatcttgttcggcatacaactccgctaccctacaaaatggcgttacgctattacaaaggactattctactgtccagggttgctgaagttaagccacctatctgcaaaatcctctggaagccgagttcggttgttccgagcagatgaagaataagcaggtcgacgagatgctatcctcgacccaatgcctcttccccgagccgagaagtcctaacacctcggcgatgaagagtctctgcaataatcatctgctgatccTGCTCgatcatagtcacaactcctcgacgaatttcagtccgtcctgTCTTGTGACGAtaccggttgctcctgagcccgttctcgtcttgacgtttccggctgttccggagttcgttgttgactggaagtaggattttgaacaagggaaccagaggcttgatctggagtgcgagcatctgttggcacgatatgccgaaggaatctttctatggaggggcgccgagaaagaacaatgtcgtaccgagaagcccagcgccgtaatgatttcacaacttgttggcaagccgagctctccagcgcattgttcctcggagtacatgatattcctccacagttcgtcaactcgactctgaacatctgatatggtcaatccccgcgcacacggatgtaatcctcgtacgcagtcctctcagcaacggtcgtattcagctcggcctccagatccttcttatcggactctaagtccttattatcggcctccagcttcactaaacgagccagaagctcgtcattcttcgtctgatcggctatagctcttttctcagcttcgtctaaagccgaagagtacagccgtttccagtgaagtatctccatctccttgagtacaaagcagctatattagttcggcagctgtacgagcagatagtaaaatacaacaggaataaaggcgagtacgaaaagctatacgaagacaagtgtagagaatttttcattcacaaggaaaatttttacactaggagggcttcaaggccattttacaaggaagaactagactaagagaagggagacgaaatcatactccaacagcttcgtctccggctccttggtctggttcagcttctttctcctaagctacctcagcctcggcctcgcctcctgccggcctcgcctccgcctcctgatcggcttccttctccggatgcccggcccgctcgacttcggcctccagctccagcggctcggcctcaccctctccgttgtaagtcgaagcgggtgaaacgggtcccacggaggcaaagatagcctccaggttctcgtcccgatcagctcgacaactccggactcggtctgcagaaagcaggaccgaggatgaagcgagctcctcaaggagcggcagattctgaagccgagctgctatctctcggctgtacagaggcagcacgacgtcggcccctgctcgcccttatcggcaattagccttaccagactaccgacaaaggccgagaactggctgctcaaaaaagtttctccgtgtaaacacggagagtctccccctgggcagccacggcggcagcatcctccgtttcgtctgctctcgctggatgacgagctggtttttggcaaactgagcttcatcctgggccgaaatcctagcagctctggctttctcaaagttagcctcagcctgttcggcccgatgacaagcagccgccaacttcctctgcatctcagcatagtcattggacgctttggagagttcgacggcgacgagcttggagagcatatcgttctctctgaaaatggataaagaaaaaagtcaacaaaggggccacaaaaatacaggaaaaaagcaaggccagaaaatcaagaagagaattcacctcggcgaagtccgtgggccataaaaacggctcacagatatgttccgaaggaggcgccaagaccacgtctttctctggcgctctcggggcttctgggccttccccctcccctttgccgaagtcgactccggcttcttcggatccgaagaggtttttttgccttttcggagtcctctcggcatcagacgccgagctggtggttttcggcctctccggctccttggactccgaagatttgcggctagccttactcagcatgtacactgccaaaaagcaagaaagcaaagtcagattttcttcgttaaagcagtagagcataaagataaagagaaatcctcaccctcggcctcttcgtccgaagacgagatgtcgaacacgacgtcgcccttgacgagctcagactccgtgtattgtttcctcctatgggaatcttgttgagctcgccatcgagctcgtccaacggttcaggccgagggtgacggataactcggactccggccctctcagggaaaactaggagccgcggtcctatcatagtagaagaagcgattttgccacttcggccacttcgttttacaaaaggctctaaagggctgtaaagggatcaagtaaaaccaagaccccttcctcttaaattgaaagaatttaaggatcgccttcaaagacaaatcccttcctaacctacggagttcggcagcgaaggccgacaagtgcctccaagagttcggagtcacttggcctaaaggaagctgaaaaaaatctagtaaatctataaaggcagaagggagggggaaacgaagcccgcattctaagcaggcctcgtacacggtggcgtacccctccggcggggagtcagccctatgatcaccgtcaggtaccaccgccttccccccaggaaaaaagtatttttcgggtagggatatcacagtatccttactcaaaatactatggaaatactctacggtcttctccccggactctttccggccagaagacccttatcccctttcctaccgctacccgactccgaagaagaaaagacatttttcttactttttgaagatgaagaaagtctgaagaagctcttgaaagcggaagaaaatttctcgaaaaagagagagtatagaagacgcaacagcaaaagtgttcaaatgaggaagaaagagcatatttatcagattcgggaaagatttcgagatcgttgcgccgtttcgaatcccaccttttcaggattcaacggccggattttctgtcgcatttaatgcaggcatgcgcaaggcacgtcccctgacgtcagcctccctcttaccattatccagaatgccgaagtgactcacctcgccgaagtgattcacttcgcttttcggggggggtagtgatggggtacgaactaaacctaatggcaagcccaataacagtgacggcccatcagcccagagcccaagaaagagtatctgttcggcaccaaagagttcggcacgaccaaagagttcggactcagcctacagctcggtaaaagccgaccagtcaagctctcctctcagatcggcaagagctgatcggtaaagtccagcagttcggtctcagcattcgaccgaactaggagttagtggactcatgaaaggcctccacgacctccgctatacccacgatctatttagtggtacgaagcagttattgagcagttattgctcacccacgatcttgttagtggggctgcaaaccacgaccttagttcaatgtataaatagaacttagatcagatagaaaagggttaagctctctagagataaaagcatatagcaagtctgtgttgtaagctgtaatcccagatcaagcaatacaatcttgccctcccttcttccgtggacgtagatttacttcagtaaatcgaaccacgtaaattcaccgtgtcgtaatttattttttacgagcattcatcatcatcaataattcgcggattcatcactagGCATATGGGCCCCACTCCCTGACAAAATCAATAGATTATATCTGCTTGAAGCTTTAGACATGAGTTCAATTTCTTGTTTGGTTCAATTCCTTCTCAAATGTCAAGCATGGATAAGCTTAGGACTTTGAGCTTTGATCAGAACTATTTCAATGGCAGTGTTCCTGAGTGGTTGGATTCGTGGTCGAATCTCACTGTGTTGAGCTTAAAGAACAACAGATTGAATGGTGAGGTTCCTTCTGCAGTTGCAAGAATCACAACATTGATTGAATTAGTTTTGTCTCACAACTTTCTCACTGGAAAGATGCCTGATCTGAGCAAACTCTCCACTTTGCAGTTGTTAGATTTGAGAGAGAACAGTTTAGATTCTACATTGCCCCCTCTGCCAAAAGGGCTGGTTAATGTATTTCTCAGCAAGAACTCATTTTCCGGTAGCATACCCGAACAATTTGTTAAGTTGGAACAGCTTCAGCATCTTGATTTGTCGAATAATCATCTTACCGGAACCCTCCTTCTCTGCTCTTCTCTCTCCCCAATATTAGTTACTTGAATCTGTCATCCAACACTCTTAGTGGATCACTTCCTGAGCATCTCAAGTGCGGAGAAGGACTTAGTTTGATCGATCTTTCTGAATAATAATGGTAGGCCAGCTTCCTAATTGCTTGGAAGATGAAAGAATAGTCGAAATTAGTGGGAATTGTTTCTCAACTGATGCCAGGGATCAGCATTCTGCATCATTCTGC is part of the Salvia splendens isolate huo1 chromosome 6, SspV2, whole genome shotgun sequence genome and encodes:
- the LOC121809279 gene encoding probable inactive leucine-rich repeat receptor-like protein kinase At3g03770; the protein is MLISAICSLHHSSPSNARTILSPSFGSWETNLQSVPEWLDSWSNLTVLSLKNNRLNGEVPSAVARITTLIELVLSHNFLTGKMPDLSKLSTLQLLDLRENSLDSTLPPLPKGLVNVFLSKNSFSGSIPEQFVKLEQLQHLDLSNNHLTGTLLLCSSLSPILVT